The genomic interval CTGCTCATAAAATCCCTGTTGCAGGGCTGAATTCTCTACAGTATTACTGGGCAAAGAGGACTCCTGAAGGCTCTGCCAAAGACCTTGAACGGATTCTCCGTCATTACCTGACGTACTGGAACAAAGAAAAAGTAATCCTGATCGGCTACTCCTTTGGTGCAGAAGTCCTTCCATTTATGGTAAACCGGCTGCCTGAAGATATCCTTCAAAAAATACAATATGTCGCGCTTCTTGGTCCCGGGAGAACCGCTGAATTCGAATTTCATATCTCAGGCTGGCTTGGTCTTCCTTCGACGACAGCCCTGCCGTTACTCCCGGAAATGGAAAAACTGACAACTGCCAGGATCCTTTGCTTGTATGGAGAGGAAGAAAAAGATTCTCTATGTACAGTTCTAAATCCAGGAATGGCAAAAATAATACCCTTAAAAGGGGGCCATCATTTTGGGGGTAATTACAAAACAATTACTGAAATCATTTTAAGAGAAGCGAACTGAACTCCTGAGGATACGCCGGCAGGCACTTCAAAAGAAAAGGGATTGCAGTAGACCCCGCACTGTGCAACATAGGAGTTCCTCCAACACCAGCCATAACAGTCTTAAACAGGTGCATCCCGTCATGGCCTAATTTAACGCCACCTTTTGTGCCGGCAGGGCAGCCGGTGATTTAAGTATTTCTTCCTGTAGCAGACAGGGCACTCACCCAGCAGGTCTGCAAGGATTTTATGCATCATATAGAAGCACCGCACACAGAACGCCTGCGTGCCGGTGATCTCAGGGTGAAGAATCAGTGTGCCTGATGCCTTTTCTTTTTTTATTTTCCCCCACTCCCCGCCTCCTTTGTGTTTAATTAATAATGCAGAGAAACAATTGGTTAAATTCTGTTAAGTATTTTTTTGGGGGGGATGACTAATTGCTTGACAAGCTATACTGCAATGCCGTATAATTCAAGCATGGAATTTATTGAAACGCCTATATTCACAAGATTAATATCCGGTTACCTGAGTGACATTGAATACTCTGCATTACAAATAGAGCTTGCTCTGAATCCGGAATCTGGCGACATTATTCAGGGGAGTGGAGGCCTCCGGAAACTGCGCTGGAGCGGAAAGGGAAAGGGTAAACGTGGCGGATTGCGCATAATCTATTATTGGCAGAAACAAAACCATGAGATATGGCTACTGACTATATATGCCAAGAATGAGGCCGAAGATATATCGTTGGAGATTTTAAAGAAAATAAGAAAGGAGATCGGGAAATGAAAAAAAGAGATATAGGGCAGGAAATCCTTGACGGGATCAAGGACATTAAGAAAGGCCGGGGAAATAAATTTATGGTTGAGGTTCCCTCAGATGTAAAAAAAATCCGTGACAACCTGAATCTTAGCCAGTCGGCGTTTGCCGCAATTATGGGGATAAGCATCAGGACATTGCAGGACTGGGAACAGGGACGTAGAAAACCATCGGGGCCTGCGATGGCACTATTGAGGATAGCAAGTATACATCCTGAAGCATTCCGGGCGGCTTAATTAAAATTGAGGTCTGATGTAAATAGTGGATACGAAATACCTCATGCGGCTATAAGCTGCCTGTCATAATACTGTTGTTCATAGGCAGCAGGTGACAGATAGCCTAACTTTGTCCAGTTTTTTATAA from Nitrospirota bacterium carries:
- a CDS encoding transcriptional regulator, coding for MEFIETPIFTRLISGYLSDIEYSALQIELALNPESGDIIQGSGGLRKLRWSGKGKGKRGGLRIIYYWQKQNHEIWLLTIYAKNEAEDISLEILKKIRKEIGK
- a CDS encoding helix-turn-helix domain-containing protein encodes the protein MKKRDIGQEILDGIKDIKKGRGNKFMVEVPSDVKKIRDNLNLSQSAFAAIMGISIRTLQDWEQGRRKPSGPAMALLRIASIHPEAFRAA